From one Lycium ferocissimum isolate CSIRO_LF1 chromosome 5, AGI_CSIRO_Lferr_CH_V1, whole genome shotgun sequence genomic stretch:
- the LOC132056855 gene encoding protein FATTY ACID EXPORT 3, chloroplastic produces MNVAIISNPNPSPSLLLKQQASSSSSMVALCYSPTSLGFTLKGTTTLPVSRSRLCFGSVPLARRRSILPFAASHEESKPSDVESEKDNNDLKRETEASEEAWKQTLASFKEQAMKVQAVSQEAYEVYSDKAMIILKDTSEKLKIQADKAREDLTTIAKEISEDSKEYLTNAAENSPEPVKDIVETFASSADELNDVSKVRDFYVGIPYGTLLSAGGFLYFMLSGSIAALRFGVILGSTLLALSISSLRSWKSGESTSLSLKGQAAIATILFVREFGMLLERPFIFNFITAIISGGVAAFYAYRILRDGEQTKGSNSTAQTDN; encoded by the exons ATGAATGTTGCTATCATCTCAAACCCTAACCCTAGCCCATCTCTTCTCTTAAAGCAGcaagcttcttcttcttcttcaatggtGGCGCTGTGTTATAGTCCTACATCTCTAGGGTTTACACTCAAGGGAACTACTACTTTACCAGTTTCTCGGTCCCGACTTTGCTTCGGCTCGGTTCCGTTGGCTCGGCGTAGATCGATTCTCCCCTTCGCAGCTTCACATGAGGAATCC AAGCCTTCAGATGTTGAATCAGAGAAGGACAATAATGATCTTAAGAGGGAGACTGAGGCGTCAGAAGAAGCCTGGAAACAGACCCTAGCTTCCTTCAAAGAACAAGCAATGAAGGTGCAGGCTGTGTCACAAGAAGCATATGAGGTGTATTCCGATAAAGCTATGATCATTTTGAAAGACACTTCTGAGAAATTAAAAATTCAAGCGGACAAAGCAAGAGAAGATTTGACTACTATTGCAAAGGAAATTAGTGAGGATAGTAAAGAATATTTAACCAATGCTGCTGAGAACTCCCCTGAACCAGTGAAAGATATTGTTGAAACATTTGCTTCCTCTGCAGATGAATTGAATGACGTGTCGAAAGTGCGAGACTTTTATGTGGGAATACCTTATG GAACTCTTCTTTCTGCTGGTGGCTTTTTGTACTTCATGCTAAGTGGAAGCATTGCTGCCCTTAGATTTGGTGTTATACTTGGTAGTACTCTTTTGGCCTTGAGCATCTCAAGTTTAAGATCATGGAAAAGTGGAGAGTCAACTTCCCTATCTTTAAAGGGACAGGCAG CCATTGCTACCATCTTATTTGTCAGAGAATTTGGCATGCTGTTGGAG AGACcgtttattttcaattttattacaGCCATCATCAG